Proteins encoded together in one Plectropomus leopardus isolate mb chromosome 19, YSFRI_Pleo_2.0, whole genome shotgun sequence window:
- the a1cf gene encoding APOBEC1 complementation factor isoform X2, which translates to MESNQKASGDGLAGTQKEAALRALMQRTGYQLQQENGQRRYGGPPPGWDGPPPERGSEIFVGKLPRDLFEDELVPLCEKFGKIYEVRMMMDFNGNNRGYAFVTFSTKQEAKAAMKQLNNYEIRNGRLLGVCASVDNCRLFVGGIPKTKKREEILSEMRKVTDGVVDVIVYPSAADKSKNRGFAFVEYESHRAAAMARRKLLPGRIQLWGHAIAVDWAEPEVEVDEDTMATVKILYVRNLMLQTTEETIEKEFNSIRPGAVERVKKIRDYAFVHFSQREDAINAMKALNGKVVDGSPIEVTLAKPVDKDSYVRYTRGTGGRGGSLLQTDYAAYTLGQVYDPSAAYLGPPVFYAPQAYAAIPGQFRFPAATKAHVGGRGLIRTPSVRGAAGVRGLGGRGYLAYAAGVGAVGGAAAAASGASYGLKADKQAEEKLYDLLPGMELTPMNPAAMSLKAAAIKPATQVLEELCQKNNWGQPVYQLHSAIGPDQRQLFLYKITIPALATQYPNVHPFTPAKLCAAVEEAKVHAAEHTLQTLGLQTEGAADAGCATAAAVASVAFPGYTLASPASSAVASQLKQAVSLGQDLTAYTTYEGYPAFAVATRHTDGYGVF; encoded by the exons GAGAATGGCCAGCGGCGATACGGCGGCCCACCACCTGGATGGGACGGTCCGCCGCCGGAGAGAGGCAGCGAGATCTTTGTGGGGAAACTACCGAGAGACCTGTTTGAAGACGAACTGGTTCCACTGTGTGAGAAG TTCGGTAAGATCTACGAGGTGAGGATGATGATGGACTTTAACGGGAACAACAGAGGTTACGCCTTCGTCACCTTCAGCACCAAACAGGAGGCCAAAGCCGCCATGAAGCAGCTCAACAACTACGAGATCAG AAACGGCCGCCTCCTCGGAGTTTGTGCCAGCGTCGACAACTGCCGTCTGTTTGTGGGCGGGATTCCAAAAACCAAGAAGCGCGAAGAGATCTTGTCCGAGATGAGGAAGGTCACGGACGGGGTCGTGGACGTCATCGTGTACCCGAGCGCCGCCGACAAATCCAAGAACAGAGGCTTCGCCTTCGTGGAGTACGAGAGCCACCGAGCGGCCGCCATGGCCCGCCGCAAACTGCTGCCAG GTCGTATCCAGCTGTGGGGTCACGCCATCGCCGTGGACTGGGCTGAGCCTGAGGTGGAGGTGGACGAGGATACCATGGCGACGGTCAAAATACTGTACGTCAGGAACCTGATGCTGCAGACCACCGAGGAGACCATCGAGAAGGAGTTCAACAGCATCAGACCAG GCGCAGTGGAGCGAGTAAAGAAGATCAGAGACTACGCCTTCGTCCATTTCAGTCAGAGAGAAGACGCCATCAACGCCATGAAAGCTCTCAACGGAAAG GTAGTGGATGGCTCACCCATCGAGGTGACTCTGGCCAAGCCGGTGGACAAGGACAGTTACGTCCGTTATACCAGAGGGACCGGAGGACGGGGAGGATCCCTGCTGCAGACCGACTACGCTGCCTACACTCTGGGACAG gtTTACGACCCCTCGGCGGCGTACCTCGGTCCGCCGGTTTTTTACGCCCCCCAGGCCTACGCTGCCATCCCAGGTCAGTTCCGTTTCCCAGCGGCTACAAAAGCTCACGTCGGAGGTCGAGGTCTGATCAGGACGCCGTCTGTCAGAG GGGCTGCGGGGGTGCGGGGGCTGGGCGGACGGGGGTACCTGGCCTACGCCGCCGGGGTGGGAGCTGTGGGTGGAGCCGCCGCCGCTGCCAGCGGTGCCTCCTATGGTCTGAAGGCAGACAAACAGGCGGAGGAGAAGCTGTACGACCTGCTGCCGGGCATGGAGCTGACCCCCATGAACCCTGCCGCCATGAGCCTGAAGGCCGCCGCCATCAAACCTGCCACACAG gtTTTGGAGGAGTTGTGTCAGAAGAATAACTGGGGTCAACCCGTCTACCAGCTCCACTCTGCCATTGGTCCTGACCAGAGACAACTGTTTCTCTACAAGATCACCATACCAGCTCTGGCTACACAGTACCCCAACGT ccaTCCCTTCACCCCTGCTAAGCTGTGTGCGGCCGTAGAGGAAGCTAAAGTGCACGCAGCCGAACACACCCTGCAGACGCTCGGCCTGCAGACAGAGGGCGCCGCCGACGCCGGCTGTGCTACTGCCGCCGCCGTGGCCTCAGTAGCCTTCCCAG GTTACACTCTGGCGAGCCCGGCGTCGTCTGCGGTCGCCTCTCAGCTGAAGCAGGCTGTGTCTCTGGGTCAAGACTTGACCGCCTACACCACCTACGAGGGATACCCCGCCTTCGCTGTGGCGACGCGCCACACTGACGGATACGGCGTTTTCTAG
- the a1cf gene encoding APOBEC1 complementation factor isoform X1, whose protein sequence is MESNQKASGDGLAGTQKEAALRALMQRTGYQLQQENGQRRYGGPPPGWDGPPPERGSEIFVGKLPRDLFEDELVPLCEKFGKIYEVRMMMDFNGNNRGYAFVTFSTKQEAKAAMKQLNNYEIRNGRLLGVCASVDNCRLFVGGIPKTKKREEILSEMRKVTDGVVDVIVYPSAADKSKNRGFAFVEYESHRAAAMARRKLLPGRIQLWGHAIAVDWAEPEVEVDEDTMATVKILYVRNLMLQTTEETIEKEFNSIRPGAVERVKKIRDYAFVHFSQREDAINAMKALNGKVVDGSPIEVTLAKPVDKDSYVRYTRGTGGRGGSLLQTDYAAYTLGQVYDPSAAYLGPPVFYAPQAYAAIPGQFRFPAATKAHVGGRGLIRTPSVREIYMTVPVGAAGVRGLGGRGYLAYAAGVGAVGGAAAAASGASYGLKADKQAEEKLYDLLPGMELTPMNPAAMSLKAAAIKPATQVLEELCQKNNWGQPVYQLHSAIGPDQRQLFLYKITIPALATQYPNVHPFTPAKLCAAVEEAKVHAAEHTLQTLGLQTEGAADAGCATAAAVASVAFPGYTLASPASSAVASQLKQAVSLGQDLTAYTTYEGYPAFAVATRHTDGYGVF, encoded by the exons GAGAATGGCCAGCGGCGATACGGCGGCCCACCACCTGGATGGGACGGTCCGCCGCCGGAGAGAGGCAGCGAGATCTTTGTGGGGAAACTACCGAGAGACCTGTTTGAAGACGAACTGGTTCCACTGTGTGAGAAG TTCGGTAAGATCTACGAGGTGAGGATGATGATGGACTTTAACGGGAACAACAGAGGTTACGCCTTCGTCACCTTCAGCACCAAACAGGAGGCCAAAGCCGCCATGAAGCAGCTCAACAACTACGAGATCAG AAACGGCCGCCTCCTCGGAGTTTGTGCCAGCGTCGACAACTGCCGTCTGTTTGTGGGCGGGATTCCAAAAACCAAGAAGCGCGAAGAGATCTTGTCCGAGATGAGGAAGGTCACGGACGGGGTCGTGGACGTCATCGTGTACCCGAGCGCCGCCGACAAATCCAAGAACAGAGGCTTCGCCTTCGTGGAGTACGAGAGCCACCGAGCGGCCGCCATGGCCCGCCGCAAACTGCTGCCAG GTCGTATCCAGCTGTGGGGTCACGCCATCGCCGTGGACTGGGCTGAGCCTGAGGTGGAGGTGGACGAGGATACCATGGCGACGGTCAAAATACTGTACGTCAGGAACCTGATGCTGCAGACCACCGAGGAGACCATCGAGAAGGAGTTCAACAGCATCAGACCAG GCGCAGTGGAGCGAGTAAAGAAGATCAGAGACTACGCCTTCGTCCATTTCAGTCAGAGAGAAGACGCCATCAACGCCATGAAAGCTCTCAACGGAAAG GTAGTGGATGGCTCACCCATCGAGGTGACTCTGGCCAAGCCGGTGGACAAGGACAGTTACGTCCGTTATACCAGAGGGACCGGAGGACGGGGAGGATCCCTGCTGCAGACCGACTACGCTGCCTACACTCTGGGACAG gtTTACGACCCCTCGGCGGCGTACCTCGGTCCGCCGGTTTTTTACGCCCCCCAGGCCTACGCTGCCATCCCAGGTCAGTTCCGTTTCCCAGCGGCTACAAAAGCTCACGTCGGAGGTCGAGGTCTGATCAGGACGCCGTCTGTCAGAG AAATTTACATGACTGTACCTGTAGGGGCTGCGGGGGTGCGGGGGCTGGGCGGACGGGGGTACCTGGCCTACGCCGCCGGGGTGGGAGCTGTGGGTGGAGCCGCCGCCGCTGCCAGCGGTGCCTCCTATGGTCTGAAGGCAGACAAACAGGCGGAGGAGAAGCTGTACGACCTGCTGCCGGGCATGGAGCTGACCCCCATGAACCCTGCCGCCATGAGCCTGAAGGCCGCCGCCATCAAACCTGCCACACAG gtTTTGGAGGAGTTGTGTCAGAAGAATAACTGGGGTCAACCCGTCTACCAGCTCCACTCTGCCATTGGTCCTGACCAGAGACAACTGTTTCTCTACAAGATCACCATACCAGCTCTGGCTACACAGTACCCCAACGT ccaTCCCTTCACCCCTGCTAAGCTGTGTGCGGCCGTAGAGGAAGCTAAAGTGCACGCAGCCGAACACACCCTGCAGACGCTCGGCCTGCAGACAGAGGGCGCCGCCGACGCCGGCTGTGCTACTGCCGCCGCCGTGGCCTCAGTAGCCTTCCCAG GTTACACTCTGGCGAGCCCGGCGTCGTCTGCGGTCGCCTCTCAGCTGAAGCAGGCTGTGTCTCTGGGTCAAGACTTGACCGCCTACACCACCTACGAGGGATACCCCGCCTTCGCTGTGGCGACGCGCCACACTGACGGATACGGCGTTTTCTAG
- the a1cf gene encoding APOBEC1 complementation factor isoform X3 yields the protein MESNQKASGDGLAGTQKEAALRALMQRTGYQLQQENGQRRYGGPPPGWDGPPPERGSEIFVGKLPRDLFEDELVPLCEKFGKIYEVRMMMDFNGNNRGYAFVTFSTKQEAKAAMKQLNNYEIRNGRLLGVCASVDNCRLFVGGIPKTKKREEILSEMRKVTDGVVDVIVYPSAADKSKNRGFAFVEYESHRAAAMARRKLLPGRIQLWGHAIAVDWAEPEVEVDEDTMATVKILYVRNLMLQTTEETIEKEFNSIRPGAVERVKKIRDYAFVHFSQREDAINAMKALNGKVVDGSPIEVTLAKPVDKDSYVRYTRGTGGRGGSLLQTDYAAYTLGQVYDPSAAYLGPPVFYAPQAYAAIPGQFRFPAATKAHVGGRGLIRTPSVREIYMTVPVGAAGVRGLGGRGYLAYAAGVGAVGGAAAAASGASYGLKADKQAEEKLYDLLPGMELTPMNPAAMSLKAAAIKPATQVLEELCQKNNWGQPVYQLHSAIGPDQRQLFLYKITIPALATQYPNVHPFTPAKLCAAVEEAKVHAAEHTLQTLGLQTEGAADAGCATAAAVASVAFPGM from the exons GAGAATGGCCAGCGGCGATACGGCGGCCCACCACCTGGATGGGACGGTCCGCCGCCGGAGAGAGGCAGCGAGATCTTTGTGGGGAAACTACCGAGAGACCTGTTTGAAGACGAACTGGTTCCACTGTGTGAGAAG TTCGGTAAGATCTACGAGGTGAGGATGATGATGGACTTTAACGGGAACAACAGAGGTTACGCCTTCGTCACCTTCAGCACCAAACAGGAGGCCAAAGCCGCCATGAAGCAGCTCAACAACTACGAGATCAG AAACGGCCGCCTCCTCGGAGTTTGTGCCAGCGTCGACAACTGCCGTCTGTTTGTGGGCGGGATTCCAAAAACCAAGAAGCGCGAAGAGATCTTGTCCGAGATGAGGAAGGTCACGGACGGGGTCGTGGACGTCATCGTGTACCCGAGCGCCGCCGACAAATCCAAGAACAGAGGCTTCGCCTTCGTGGAGTACGAGAGCCACCGAGCGGCCGCCATGGCCCGCCGCAAACTGCTGCCAG GTCGTATCCAGCTGTGGGGTCACGCCATCGCCGTGGACTGGGCTGAGCCTGAGGTGGAGGTGGACGAGGATACCATGGCGACGGTCAAAATACTGTACGTCAGGAACCTGATGCTGCAGACCACCGAGGAGACCATCGAGAAGGAGTTCAACAGCATCAGACCAG GCGCAGTGGAGCGAGTAAAGAAGATCAGAGACTACGCCTTCGTCCATTTCAGTCAGAGAGAAGACGCCATCAACGCCATGAAAGCTCTCAACGGAAAG GTAGTGGATGGCTCACCCATCGAGGTGACTCTGGCCAAGCCGGTGGACAAGGACAGTTACGTCCGTTATACCAGAGGGACCGGAGGACGGGGAGGATCCCTGCTGCAGACCGACTACGCTGCCTACACTCTGGGACAG gtTTACGACCCCTCGGCGGCGTACCTCGGTCCGCCGGTTTTTTACGCCCCCCAGGCCTACGCTGCCATCCCAGGTCAGTTCCGTTTCCCAGCGGCTACAAAAGCTCACGTCGGAGGTCGAGGTCTGATCAGGACGCCGTCTGTCAGAG AAATTTACATGACTGTACCTGTAGGGGCTGCGGGGGTGCGGGGGCTGGGCGGACGGGGGTACCTGGCCTACGCCGCCGGGGTGGGAGCTGTGGGTGGAGCCGCCGCCGCTGCCAGCGGTGCCTCCTATGGTCTGAAGGCAGACAAACAGGCGGAGGAGAAGCTGTACGACCTGCTGCCGGGCATGGAGCTGACCCCCATGAACCCTGCCGCCATGAGCCTGAAGGCCGCCGCCATCAAACCTGCCACACAG gtTTTGGAGGAGTTGTGTCAGAAGAATAACTGGGGTCAACCCGTCTACCAGCTCCACTCTGCCATTGGTCCTGACCAGAGACAACTGTTTCTCTACAAGATCACCATACCAGCTCTGGCTACACAGTACCCCAACGT ccaTCCCTTCACCCCTGCTAAGCTGTGTGCGGCCGTAGAGGAAGCTAAAGTGCACGCAGCCGAACACACCCTGCAGACGCTCGGCCTGCAGACAGAGGGCGCCGCCGACGCCGGCTGTGCTACTGCCGCCGCCGTGGCCTCAGTAGCCTTCCCAGGTATGTGA